From a single Nicotiana tomentosiformis chromosome 2, ASM39032v3, whole genome shotgun sequence genomic region:
- the LOC138904376 gene encoding uncharacterized protein, translating into MVDFDVILGMGWLSPHYAILDCQAKTVTLAVPGVPRLERRGTLEYTSRRVISFLKAQRMVEKGCDAYLAYLRDASIDTPTVESVPVARDFPYVFPADLPAMPPDRDIDFGIDLLPGTQPISILPYRMPPPELKELKEKLQELLDKGFIRPSDGRVIAYASRQLKLHEKNYPVRDLDLAAIVHALKIWHHYLYGVPCEIYTDLAALAQAEGP; encoded by the exons atggtagattttgatgttatcttaggcatgggctggttgtcgccccattatgctattcttgattgtcaagctaagaccgtgacgctggctgtGCCAGGCGTGCCGAGATTAGAgaggagaggtaccttagagtatacttctcgcagggtcatttcatttcttaaggctcagcgaatggttgagaaggggtgtgatgcgtatttggcctatttAAGAGAtgccagtattgatacccctactgttgagtcagttccagtagcgagggactttccatatgtgtttccagctgatcttccggccatgccgcccgacagagatattgattttggcattgatttgttgccgggtactcagcccatctctatcctTCCATATCGTATGcctcctcctgaattaaaggagttgaaggagaagttacaggagttgcttgataagggtttcatcaggcctagt gatggtagggtgattgcctacgcatctagacaattAAAgctgcatgagaagaattatccggtccgtGATCTCgatttagcagctattgttcacgccttaaagatctggcatcattatttgtacggtgttccttgtgagatctacactgatcttGCAGCACTTgctcaggcagaaggaccttaa
- the LOC138904377 gene encoding uncharacterized protein encodes MQDLKNQKHSIQSSFHKQSEKAKSDHWIHLIASFDVVKSLLTNGLSFRGHDESEDSEYKAIQKDIVDACAKEIIKAITKDLDVDFFGILVDESKDISHKKAFLIIRYVNINGEMLLLSNEFNKALQKKDQDIANAKSLLDIAKTRLQTMRESELESLMNEVYSLCSKHDITVPKMDEDYPRLKRKKSEVSYAHHFRVKVFYAVIDLQLHELNNRFDAVTSYFSCFQLDSFSIYARTWDSKFVNLKGIKDLAIVMAKIKLDQTWWHIYLLVKLTLILLVATASVERAFSSMKLIKNDLRNSISEEFLNGCLVCNIERNLFATISNDAIIDHFQN; translated from the exons ATGCAAGATTTGAAAAATCAAAAACATTcgattcaatcttcttttcacaAGCAAAGCGAGAAAGCGAAAAGTGATCATTGGATTCACTTAATTGCCTCGTTTGATGTGGTAAAATCTCTCTTAACAAATGGATTATCGTTTCGTGGTCATGATGAGAGTGAAGATTCTGAATATAAAG CAATTCAAAAGGATATTGTGGATGCTTGTGCTAAAGAAATAATAAAAGCTATCACCAAAGACTTGGATGTTGATTTCTTTGGGATATTAGTTGATGAATCAAAGGACATCTCACATAAAAAGGCATTCCTAATTATACGATATGTTAACATAAATGGGGAG ATGTTGCTTCTTTCAAATGAATTTAACAAAGCTTTACAAAAGAAAGATCAAGACATCGCAAATGCTAAGAGCTTGCTTGACATTGCAAAGACAAGATTGCAAACGATGAGAGAAAGTGAATTGGAGTCTTTGATGAATGAGGTTTACTCATTATGTAGTAAACATGATATTACGGTTCCCAAAATGGATGAAGACTATCCAAGGTTGAAGCGCAAGAAGTCTGAAGTTTCTTATGCACACCACTTTCGTGTGAAAGTATTTTATGCAGTTATTGATTTGCAACTTCATGAGCTAAATAACCGTTTTGATGCAGTGACTAGTTATTTTTCTTG TTTTCAGCTTGATAGTTTCAGTATCTATGCTCGTACGTGGGATAGCAAGTTTGTCAACTTGAAGGGAATTAAGGATCTTGCTATAGTGATGGCAAAAATAAAATTAGATCAAACTTGGTGGCATATTTATTTACTTGTGAAGCTTACTTTGATTTTACTTGTTGCTACTGCAAGCGTGGAAAGAGCATTCTCCTCAATGAAGCTCATAAAAAATGATCTACGAAATAGCATTAGTGAAGAATTTTTAAATGGTTGTTTAGTTTGCAATATAGAGCGTAATTTATTTGCAACTATAAGCAATGATGCTATTATAGATCATTTTCAAAATTGA